The genomic interval GTCTCGGTGTCCCCTGCGCCCTCCTTGCCGGCCGCGCGCACCATCTGTCGCAGCGTCTGCCGCTCCGTCGTGGGGTACGCGGTCAGGAACTCTTCGCAGGCCGCGTCGCCCTGGGCATCGTCCGTCACCCGGTCGCGCCAGCGCTCGATCAGCCGCGCGCGCGCGAGCGAGATGGGGCTCGACGGGTCCAGCAGCCCGACCGCGTGCATGAGCGCCTTGGCGTCGTAGGAGCGGAGCTGTCGCGCGACGAAGCGCCGCTGCCGCACCTTGGCGCCCCGGCTGGTGTTGGACAGCTCGAGGATGGCCTGCTCGAGCCCCTCCGGCAGCTCCAGCTTGGCCCGCACGGCCGGGCTCAGGGCGGCCAGCGCGAGGCCCAGCTCGGCCAGCTCGGCGGTGACCTCGTGCTGCTTGTTGCGCTTCTTGCTGCGCGAGGGGACGCCCTCGTACGGGTCCGGCGCCTCGGGGTCGGTGGAGTGCATGCGGCGCGCCATGGGCCGCAGTGTCCCTCAGTCCTGGCGCATGTCCAGCTTGGAAGGTCCGGGGATCGGGCCTATACCCACCCCCCATGCAGCAACGCACAGGCCTCATCGCCTTCTGGAAGGGCTACGACCGCAAGCTCTACCTGAAGGCCGCCATCCTCGCCGACCGCCTCGGCTACGACTCCTTCTGGCTCCCGGAGGTGTGGGGCTACGAGAGCTTCCAGCTCCTGACGGAGATCGCCATCCACACCAAGCGCATCAAGCTGGGGACCGGCATCATCAACGTCTTCAGCCGCTCGCCCGCGTTGATCGGCATGAGCGTCGCCACGCTGGACGAGATCTCGGAGGGGCGCGTCATCCTCGGCATCGGCACCAGCGGCAAGCGCGTCATCGAGGGCTTCCACGCGCGCGAGTTCAAGAAGCCGCTGACGCAGACGCGCGACGTCATCCGCGTCACCCGCGCCCTGCTGGACGGCACGCCGCTGGACCAGGCCGGCGCGAAGCTCGGCGAGTACCGCAAGTTCACGCTGGACAACAAGCCCACGCGCCGCCGCGTGCCCATCTACGTGGCCGCGCTCAAGGAGCAGGCCATCCGCAGCATCGGCGAGCTGGCCGACGGCTGGATGCCCATCTTCTGGCCCTACACGGAGCTCTCCCGCGGGCACGAGTGGATCGCGCAGGGCGCGCTGGCCGCAGGCCGCAACCCGAGCGAGATCGTCACGGCCCCCTTCACCACGGCCATCCCGCTCACGGGGCGCATGGCCTCCGAGAAGGCGCGCGACATCATCTCCTTCTACATCGGCGGCATGGGCGAGTACTACAAGGAGATGCTCACCGGCATGGGCTACGCCGACGAGTGCGAGCGCATCGACCGCCTGTACAAGGACCCGGCCACCCGCTCCCAGGCCAAGGACGCGGTCACGCCCGAGCTGGTGGACGCGCTGACCGTCAGCGGCAACCCGCTGCACTGCATCCGCGAGCTGCGCCGCCGCCGCGACTTCGGGCAGGACCTGCCCATCATCAACCTGCCGCCCAACATGCCGTGGCCGGCGCTGGCAGCGTTCATCACGACGATGGCTCCGCGCCGCTTCCCCTGAGCGTCAGGGGGCGCCTCAGCGCTCCCCCGCTGACAACACCTGGGTCGAATGTCTCAACGACGTGAACTGCGGGGGTCGTCGCAGTAGAGCGCGAACGAGTGCAGACCTGGCGCCCGAGACGAGAACTCACCGAGGTACGGTGCTTCGGTCGCAGCATTGCTACGCATAGAGCACTGCTTCGACCGAAGCACTCTGGGGTCACTGCGGCGGATGCTCAGCCAAGCAGAGGCGCTCGGCAAAGGCCTCTCAGATCCGGCCACTGGGTCCTTTTCGGTTCGACCGTGCGACCTTGTTGGTATGCTTCCCGTCAGGTCGACCAGAGTCGAATTGGGGCCGATGCCGGAAGGACGATTTCGCCTGTGAAGCAACGCACTCATCGCTGGGAGAGGGCAGCATGGCAAGGCTTGGTCGTCGTCGGGTTCGCCCTGGCAAGCCAGTCGCTTTCGGCGTCCGCGCAGCGGTTCTCACTGCCGCTGCGAGAACACCTCGTCGTGACTACCTCTGATTCTGCGGCCGCTCCAGCGGGAGCCTTCTGTGTGCTCAGCATCGTCACCGTACCCCATCGGTCCTACAACTGCCGGGTGCGGATCGAGTGTGGCGGGAACGTCACCTATGGGGACGGGACTTCGGGCCTCAACACGTGTCGCGCCGAGCAAGATGGAGTGCTCACCGTGCACGACCCGAGAGATGATGATGGCGATCCAGCGCTGTCGCTCCTAGTCAGGGGCAATGGTGCCAGCGTGATTGCAAACGTGTGGTCGGGGACCTGGCGCGTTGCTTTCGCCGGTCCAGTCCTCCCGCCGACACCGTGGCCTCGCGCCGCGCCTGGAGCCACCGCTCCGGCGACTCAACGGATCCGCTCGACGAACTGGCGCTCTCTCCAAGACGTTCCGTTGGACGATTCGCGCCCCTCGGTGACGTACGTCGACCTCAACGGCGACGGGTACGAAGAGGCCGTTTGGACCGACGCTCAAGGCATCGAGGGCTCGGCGTCGGGTTGGTACTCAAGTGTTGTGGTGTACAGCATGCTGCCCGGCGACACCGTGCCCCGTCTCGTCCAGACCATTGCTTCGCAGGTGGATGACAACAGCAATGGGCAGGTCAGTCTGGTGAGCGCCAGTAGAGGCGGCGTGGTTGTCGCACGAGCGGAGTTCAGCGAGGACGACGCCATGTGCTGCCCGCACGCTGACCGCATCGAACAATGGCGGTGGAATGGCCAGTGGTTGGCGGAGGACGTTGCCCGCCGGCGTGTTTTACCGAGACGTGAGCCCGCCCCGGTTCGCTGACACGCTCCGCTATCCAGCAATCCTCCCCAACTCTCAGCAGGCCGCGGGTTCACGCGTCGAAGAAGCGATGGATCGCCGCCGCGCGGGCGTGCGCGTCACGACGCCCCAGCGCCACCAAGCGGCTGGCGAACTCGCCGTCGAAGAGCACGAACGACAGCAGGTCGGCCTGGAAGCCCGGCTCCAGCTTCAGGTCGCCCGAGAAGATGTGTGGCGAGAGATGCGTGGTGCGCAGCTCGTGCGCGCGCGCCGCGGCCAGCCGACCGATGTCCTCCGAGGGGTAGAACACCAGGCGGTTGACCTTCTTGTAGGGCGCCCCCCGCGACTCCTTGATGACCTTCTGCACCCGCGTCATCTCGGTCTCGCCGAGCACGTCCTCGAGGGTGGCGATCATGCGGTTGAAGCGGTCCATCACCTGCAAGTCGTAGTTGACCGGGTCCAGCAGCAGGGCGTTCAGGATCTTGCCGATGAGGAAGACCGGGTTGGGGTAGGCCTGCAGCGCCTGCTGGCGGGCCTCGGCGTCCGGCCGGGCCTCACTGCGCAGGGAGATGACCACCAGGCGCTCGGCACCGCAGCGCAGCGCTGGCGCGATCGGCGTGTTGAAGCGCAGGCCCCCGTCGCAGAAGTAGCGCCCGTCGATCTCGCGCGCCGGGTAGATGAGCGGGATGGCCGAGCTGGCCAACACGTGCCGCGCGTCGATGCGGGATGGCAGCACCCGGCGGCGGGGATCCTTGGAGCGCGCGAACTCGGCCCCGGGCGCGATCTCCGAGAACATGGTGGTGACGCCGTCCTCCACACCCAGGGACGCCACCACCAGCGAGCGGACGATGCCGCTGTCCACGTTGCGGTGCAGCTGTTTGAACGGGATGGCGCGCCCCACCAGCTCTTCGAGCGCACGCGGGTCCAGAAACGAGCGGCCGACGCGGCCCACGTCGTCCCGACGCAGCTTGCTCAGGAGCGGGCGCAGCCGCCGCCCCGCGAGCAACCCCATGGGGTCGAAGCGCAGGTGCTTGCTGAGCCTCAGCCCCTCCCACTCGCCCACCAGCCCGGAGATGTCCATGTCGGGACGGTGCGCGTGGGACGCAAGCCAAGCGCTGTTGATGGCCCCCACGGACGTCCCCGTGAAGATCTCGAAGGGGGCACGGGAGAGGCGACGCGGCTGGAGCACGTCCATGATGCCCGCCACGACGCCCACTTCGTAGGCGCCGCGGGCGCCGCCACCGGAGAGCACGATGCCTGTCCGTGAGTGCATGGGCGTACCTTCACCCGAAAGGGACCATCAAAGGAAGCGCGACGCTCACCGGGCTGGAACCGAGGGGCTAGGCGGTCGCTAACCCGGCGAAACCGCTACGGGAAAGCGCCGAGCGGCGATCTCTTTCTCGGGCCCGATCGTGAATTTCCTGGCCATCGGCGCGGTTAGAGGTCACATTTCCGCCCCCCGAGCTGGGTGATGGCACGTGTTTCTGCGCGTTTCGCCTTGATCCCAAGCCGGTCGCTCAGTAATAAGCCGCTCCCCCGCCCGTCTTGGCGGGCTTTGGAGGAAGAATGTCCCGCTACACCGGACCGCGCGTGAAGAAGATGCGCGCCCTGAACCTCGACCTTCCCGGTCTCACCCGCAAGAGCATGTGGGACCGCCCCTTCCCGCCCGGCGTGCACGGCGCGAAGAACGTCCGTCGTCGCAAGATGAGCGACTACAAGAAGCAGCTCCTCGAGAAGCAGAAGCTGCGCTTGAACTACGGGCTCACGGAGCGTCAGTTCCGCCGCCTCTACAAGGAGGCCGTGTCCAGCCGTGATCCGAGCGGTGACAAGCTGCTCGAGCTGCTCGAGCGTCGCCTGGACAACGCGGTGTTCCGCGCGGGCTTCGCGCCGACCATTCCGGCCGCGCGTCAGCTCATCAACCACGGGCACTTCCAGATCAACGGCAAGCGCGTGGACATCCCCAGCTACCGCGTGAAGCCCGGCGAGGTCATCTCGCTCCGCCCACGCAGCCAGGAGCTGGTCACTGTGGCGGCCGCCCTCGGCGACCTGCGCCTCACGCGCCCCGAGTGGCTCGAGTACCAAGACGACAAGAAGACGGCGTCCATCAAGGAGCTGCCCAAGGCCGACTCCGTGCCCTTCCCCGTCGAGGTCAACCTGGTCATCGAGTACTACTCGAAGCGCCTGTGACAGCCTGGCCGGCCGGTGTGTCTCGTCACGGGGCGCGCCAGGCTGGCCTTTCGCTCGGGACACCCAAGGACCCCACCCTGCTCCGGCGCGGTGGGGTTTTGGCGTTCCGGCCTTCAGACCGACCGGTGCAAGATGGCCGGCGGCAGGATCTGCGCGTCGCGGAAGGCGTGCAGGACACGCAGGTTGATGTCCGTCTCGAAGGCCTTCTCGTAGCGCGTGTCGTTGACGTAGGCCTTGAGCCGCAGGTGGATGGCGACGTAGTTGTCGTGCAGGACCTGCTGCACCAGCACCACGACGGGCTTGGGCAGGTAGATGTGGCGGCTGCTGACGGCGGCCTCCGTGATGATCTGCCGCGCCTTCTCCACGTCCTGGTCGAGCCCGATGTAGAAGCTCATGCCGACCTGCATGTCGAGCGCGCCGTAGTTGCCGGACGAGGTGACGTCGGTGAGGAACTTGTTGTTGGGGATGGTGACGGTGTTGTCGTCCAGCGTCTGCATGCGCACGGAGCGCAGCCCGATGGCGGTGATGTCCCCGTACTGTCCGCCGAACTCGACGCGGTCGCCCACCTGGAAGGGGCGGTCGATCATCACCATGATGCCGGCGATGAACGAGGCCACCAGGTCCTTGATGGAGAGGCCCACGGCGACGGCCACCGTGCCGCCGATGACGGCGACGATGCGCTGGTCGAGGCGCAGGCTGAGCGTGATGACCAGCACGGACGTGACCACGTAGACGATGAACTGGAAGAAGGTCTCGACCTTCTGGAAGACGAGGCGGCGCGTGGTGAACTGGTGGCTCAGGCGCTCGACCGAGTTGCGCACGAAGCGCAGCGCGACGTAGGCCGCGAACACGACGAACAGCGACGAGAGCACGCCCGTCCAGCGGATGAGCTTGGCGATGTCCTGGAGCAGCTCGGC from Sandaracinaceae bacterium carries:
- a CDS encoding DUF615 domain-containing protein, which gives rise to MARRMHSTDPEAPDPYEGVPSRSKKRNKQHEVTAELAELGLALAALSPAVRAKLELPEGLEQAILELSNTSRGAKVRQRRFVARQLRSYDAKALMHAVGLLDPSSPISLARARLIERWRDRVTDDAQGDAACEEFLTAYPTTERQTLRQMVRAAGKEGAGDTETSRAEKGKSATAKRRALYQYLRERIAEADPRPAAPRPKGELDADGDDDWDDEHEGDED
- the rpsD gene encoding 30S ribosomal protein S4, which produces MSRYTGPRVKKMRALNLDLPGLTRKSMWDRPFPPGVHGAKNVRRRKMSDYKKQLLEKQKLRLNYGLTERQFRRLYKEAVSSRDPSGDKLLELLERRLDNAVFRAGFAPTIPAARQLINHGHFQINGKRVDIPSYRVKPGEVISLRPRSQELVTVAAALGDLRLTRPEWLEYQDDKKTASIKELPKADSVPFPVEVNLVIEYYSKRL
- a CDS encoding patatin-like phospholipase family protein — translated: MHSRTGIVLSGGGARGAYEVGVVAGIMDVLQPRRLSRAPFEIFTGTSVGAINSAWLASHAHRPDMDISGLVGEWEGLRLSKHLRFDPMGLLAGRRLRPLLSKLRRDDVGRVGRSFLDPRALEELVGRAIPFKQLHRNVDSGIVRSLVVASLGVEDGVTTMFSEIAPGAEFARSKDPRRRVLPSRIDARHVLASSAIPLIYPAREIDGRYFCDGGLRFNTPIAPALRCGAERLVVISLRSEARPDAEARQQALQAYPNPVFLIGKILNALLLDPVNYDLQVMDRFNRMIATLEDVLGETEMTRVQKVIKESRGAPYKKVNRLVFYPSEDIGRLAAARAHELRTTHLSPHIFSGDLKLEPGFQADLLSFVLFDGEFASRLVALGRRDAHARAAAIHRFFDA
- a CDS encoding mechanosensitive ion channel, with translation MTDRHRHPPRLLERPTRTLGALALGLVCAPPARAVAQQLPGAADAELLQDIAKLIRWTGVLSSLFVVFAAYVALRFVRNSVERLSHQFTTRRLVFQKVETFFQFIVYVVTSVLVITLSLRLDQRIVAVIGGTVAVAVGLSIKDLVASFIAGIMVMIDRPFQVGDRVEFGGQYGDITAIGLRSVRMQTLDDNTVTIPNNKFLTDVTSSGNYGALDMQVGMSFYIGLDQDVEKARQIITEAAVSSRHIYLPKPVVVLVQQVLHDNYVAIHLRLKAYVNDTRYEKAFETDINLRVLHAFRDAQILPPAILHRSV
- a CDS encoding LLM class flavin-dependent oxidoreductase — protein: MQQRTGLIAFWKGYDRKLYLKAAILADRLGYDSFWLPEVWGYESFQLLTEIAIHTKRIKLGTGIINVFSRSPALIGMSVATLDEISEGRVILGIGTSGKRVIEGFHAREFKKPLTQTRDVIRVTRALLDGTPLDQAGAKLGEYRKFTLDNKPTRRRVPIYVAALKEQAIRSIGELADGWMPIFWPYTELSRGHEWIAQGALAAGRNPSEIVTAPFTTAIPLTGRMASEKARDIISFYIGGMGEYYKEMLTGMGYADECERIDRLYKDPATRSQAKDAVTPELVDALTVSGNPLHCIRELRRRRDFGQDLPIINLPPNMPWPALAAFITTMAPRRFP